AATAAGTCTTCGAACTGATGACCGATTCGTGACCAGCCTTGTTTTTCCCAAAAATCTCCGAACAGTTGGAAGAAGTCAAAAGGTGTATCGACCAATTCCGTTACGATATATTCCATAGAGTGTATAAATCGACCTGAATTCCAATATTTTTCGAGAATGTCTTCTGTTTGTTTGATCTTTAGCATATCATCAAAGGACAGGACGTTATTTGATACAATTTCATAAGGAGCGGTGTCGATGTAACGATACCCATATTGTTCTGCTTGGATACGTAAACCAGTACCGCGCAGTAGTTTCAAAAAGCCTAATTGTAATTCTTCAGGTCGTAAAGCAAACACTTCATTAAACGTGTCACGGAAAGACGCATAATCTTCTTCGGGTAGTCCGGCAATTAAGTCAAGATGCTGATCAATTTTTCCGCCTTCTTTAACCATCGTGACCGTGCGAGATAATTTAGTGAAATTTTGTCTTCTCTTAACTAGTTCATTTGTTAAATCATTAGTAGATTGAACCCCGATTTCAAATCGGAACAGGCCCTTCGGTGCATTTTCGTTTAAAAACTGGATCACTTCTGGTCGCATGATATCGCCAGTTATTTCAAACTGAAATACAGTGCCGGGTAGGTGTTCATCTATAAGAAACTGAAACATTTCCATCGCATAACTTCTACTAATATTGAAGGTGCGATCGACAAATTTAATGGTCTTAGCACCGTTCTGCATTAAATAGCGAATGTCTTCTTTTATTGCGTCTCGATTGAAGTATCGAACACCGACTTCTATTGAAGAAAGGCAGAATTGACAAGAGAATGGACAGCCGCGGCTTGTTTCAATGTACATGACACGATTTGACAGATGTGCAATATCCTCTGGGAAACGAAAAGGGGAAGGCAGTTCACGTAGATCCAATTTAGGACCTGGAGCTGTGATCTTCAACTTTCCGTCTGTTCGATAGGCAATACCTTGTACAGAGGAGAGATCTGATTGTCCATCTACTGCTTGAAGTATATCTTTAAAGGTTTTTTCGCCTTCACCTATCGCGATAATATCGATTTCCGGAACCCTTTCTAACCATTGGTCATAATCGTATGTCACTTCAGGCCCACCACAGACTATAACGGTTTTAGGGCTTGTTAGTTTTAGCAGACGAATCACTTTTATAGTTTCTTCTATATTCCAGATATACACGCTGAAGCCAACGACGTCTGGTGTATGTTGATACAGCTCTGAAACGATAGAAAGTGTAGGATCGTGAATGGTGAATTCCGCTAGCTCACAATGAAATTCTGGTGCTGCATACGCCTTTAAATAACGTATTGCGATATTCGTGTGTATATATTTAGCATTCAAAGTAGATAAGACAATATTCATAGTAAAACTCCTAATCTTAAAATAAAATAAATAATTGGAAAAACAAAAGCGGACTATAGTCCTATGTGAACAAGAGCGTCAATATGGCATAATAAGAATCACTCAGAAATTATTTACAAAGTTTGTAATGCTATACAAGTGCATAATAGATAGGTGCAATTGAGTTGAGGGGGTACTGCCACAGTGTTGAAAACACTAAATATCAATCGTTATCTAGAAAGTTCACTTTTTAAAATCGTCTTAGATGAAGATGGCGATATTCTTGATATGACAGAAGCTGTTAAATTACTAATGCCTAAAAACTTTATACCGCATCATATATCTGAATTATTTGATCAAAGCTTGTTGGAACAAATAGAGAAACGTTTACTTCTGTTAAAAGAAGAAACGATAGCTGATCAAAATGTATTGACTGGTCATCTAGATGTGCAGAATAAAAAACCTGAGCCTTGTTATATTATATACCAGCAATATAGCGGTAGGGCGATTTTAACAATAAAAATTGGTGAACAAAATGATAAACTGAATCAACTTTATGAAAGTGCCTATGTAAAGGCGATTATGCCAATGGCATTAGTGAATGAATCGGGTTATATCATTTCGGCGAATGATTTATTCTCGGAGATATTTCCTTACCAACCTTCAAGTGAACTTTTACATCTACAAGATATTTTTAATTTAATGACGCCAATTTCTCCGTTTACTTTTGAAGAATATATCTTAAAAGCACTAACACAGGAATCTTCGACAGTGAAGATGTCTTACACATCTAAAGGAATACAGCGCTACCAAGAGGTTATTTTGATGTTGGACTGTAAAACACAAATGTTTATCCTGCGGTTTGTAGACATTACTGAACAAGAACGCCTATTTGAGCAACTGGCGCACTCCGATCAATTATGCACGACTGGGGAAATTGCCGCAAGTATTGCACATGAAGTACGTAATCCGATGACGACATTACAAGGGTTTCTCCAACTTCTGGAACACGAAGTAACGGGTAATGCAAAAATGTATGTCAGTGTTATTCAAGACGAAGTCAAGCGCATGAACGAGATATTGAATGAAATGTTAGTCCTATCAAAACCAGCAGTTGACGAAATCACTATATTTTCGTTATCTGTTTTAGTAGAAGAAGTACTAATATTGCTCCGTCCTAAAGCGTTATTGGATCAAATTCATTTAGTGAATGAATTTAATGCCAAGGGATCTTTACTAATTCAAGCAAATCCCAGTCGTATTAAACAGGTATTTATAAATTTGATTAAGAATGCAATGGAAGCTATGGAGGCAAATGATACATTGTCTATCATAATAAGCGAAGGGGATCGGCAAAATGTGGATATCTTTATATCCGATACGGGGGCTGGAATAGGAGAAGAAATGCTTGAAACTATTTTCTTGCCATTTGTGACAGACAAACCAGACGGAACTGGTTTAGGACTTCCATTCGTTAAAAAAACCGTTCAAGAACATGGAGGAACTATATCCGTTACTAGTGAAATGGGGAAAGGAACGGTCTTCCATTTATCATTTCCTCTAATTCCTGTAATATCATCGAAATGACGGAGAGTTCAACTAATAAAAGGCCGATCCAAAGGGATCGGCCTTTTTGCATTGGCAATATTACTTGATGGTAGCTGCCATGTCTTTGAATTCTTCCACATGTTCGTTATCTTCTTTGGCATAAATGGTTGCACGAATTAACTTGTCTTCACGTTCAATGACATAGCCTGTGAAATAACCTTCAGTAGAATCTACGACCGCACCTTTAACCGATTTAATATCATCAGCTTGTGGAAGATCTGTTTCATCTATAATCTCGACTGGTGTTTCCCCGTCACTTGAAGCCGTCAATAACTCTTCCATATTTTCATAGAGTTCATCGAAAGAATACGATTCTTCATCAATAGCTATAGCTTCAATTCGCATAAACATTTCACTGTCTTCGTCAAGATATAGACTGTCTCTGCCTGGTTCTTCACTTGTCAGTGTATATCCAGGGAGCACCATCATGGAGTATTCTTGTTCATCGCTTGTTGTTTCCACGGCATCTTTCATCGCCTCTTCGGTTGCTTCTCCTTCTGTGTCTGTTTCAATTTCTGCTTCATTTTCGGAAGAAGTACTTTCTTCTACATCTGTTTCAGGAGCAGCAGGTTCTTCTATAGCATTACCTGTTGTATCTTTTTCTGGTTCTGCATCAGATGTTCCGCACGCTGCAAGCATGATAGAGGCGGTTAGTGAAGTGAAAATAATACGCCATTTGTTGTTCATTTGTACCACTCCTTCATATACTATTCTATCTAATTGGACGGATCACAGCGAAGAAGGTTTCAATCTTGTGTGCTGTTGTGTAGGATGATGTAACGTTTATGGTTAATCACTGTTTTTTCATGCATTACCGATTCGTCGAAGTCTTCCATATACGTTAAGTCTACAATTACAGAGTTTTCGTTCACTTTCTCAACAATTCCTTGTAAGCCTTCTTTGAATTCGATGATATCACCAATTTCAGCAATCGTCATTCTAACCACCCTTTCTTCAGTTATTATTCATGTTAAGCAAAAATACGAAACTGTATTATGGGAATTCCTTTATAGTTTGCCTTATAATCTGCAAAACGTAAAGTCTTATCTTCAGAAACTATAGAAAAATTGATCTATACATTTTGTCGAAAAATATCGATAGTATTTCGGTTTAATCATAGTATGTTGTTGGTATATTAAAGAGTAGAGTATTTACAGATGGAAGGTGTGCAAGTAGTGCGTAATTGCAAACTAGAAATAGAACGTGTTAGAGAGCAATTAATTCAGGCTGCGGAAAAGTATGGTATGAACGCCGAAGCTACCATTGAACTTAGTCATAAATTAGATGTATTAATTAATGAATTCAATGATAAAAAAGAAATACAATTGCCTTGAATTTATGCGAAATGAATGTTTAACTCATAATAAAAGTGGGAACAATATAAAAGAACACAGCAACATTCTCATTTCCCCCTTTTGTGGACCAATCTTGTATTGGTCCTCTTTTTATGTTTAATTGTAAAAATATTTGAACTTCTGTACGATAGAGATCAGCATACATAATGAGGAGTGAAAATATGCAAAAAGAAAAGATTGCATTCATTGGAACGGGTGTCATGGGTTCGAGTATCGTCAAGCATTTGCTTACGGCATCTTATGAAGTAACCGTATTCACTAGAACGAAATCAAAAGCTGAACCGCTTGTAGCACTAGGGGCAAAATGGGCAAACAATGTAGCGGAAGCTATTGAACATGCGGATATTATTTTTACGATGATCGGTATGCCCGCTGATGTGGAAGAAGTGTATTTATCGGCTCAAGGTATATTGGCGAACGGTCATCCTTCTCAAATCGTAGTAGATATGACGACTTCGAGTCCGGAACTAGCTATTGCCATTGCAGAAAGGGCGGCATCGTTACAAATGGATTCACTGGATGCGCCTGTATCGGGTGGGGATACTGGAGCTCGAAATGGTACGCTATCTATTATGTGTGGAGGTCAAAAAGAAGTATTTGAAAAATTATTACCGATTTTATCTGTTTTCGGCAAACAAATTGTCTATCAAGGAGAAGCGGGAGCGGGACAACACGCTAAAATGTGCAATCAAATTACAGTCGCTGGAAATATGATAGGGGCATGCGAAGCGATTGCGTACGCTATGGAATCGGGTCTTGATCCGGATACGATGTTACAATCCGTCACGTCGGGTGCAGCGAATTCATTTAGTTTATCTGATCTTGGACCACGAATTATTAACGAAAATTATGAACCGGGGTTTTATGTAAAACATTTTGTGA
This window of the Sporosarcina ureae genome carries:
- a CDS encoding YkvS family protein; translation: MTIAEIGDIIEFKEGLQGIVEKVNENSVIVDLTYMEDFDESVMHEKTVINHKRYIILHNSTQD
- a CDS encoding NAD(P)-dependent oxidoreductase: MQKEKIAFIGTGVMGSSIVKHLLTASYEVTVFTRTKSKAEPLVALGAKWANNVAEAIEHADIIFTMIGMPADVEEVYLSAQGILANGHPSQIVVDMTTSSPELAIAIAERAASLQMDSLDAPVSGGDTGARNGTLSIMCGGQKEVFEKLLPILSVFGKQIVYQGEAGAGQHAKMCNQITVAGNMIGACEAIAYAMESGLDPDTMLQSVTSGAANSFSLSDLGPRIINENYEPGFYVKHFVKDLHIALQESERLNLKLPGLQLAHDMYADLLAKGYGEKGTQVLIKKYIK
- a CDS encoding B12-binding domain-containing radical SAM protein, translated to MNIVLSTLNAKYIHTNIAIRYLKAYAAPEFHCELAEFTIHDPTLSIVSELYQHTPDVVGFSVYIWNIEETIKVIRLLKLTSPKTVIVCGGPEVTYDYDQWLERVPEIDIIAIGEGEKTFKDILQAVDGQSDLSSVQGIAYRTDGKLKITAPGPKLDLRELPSPFRFPEDIAHLSNRVMYIETSRGCPFSCQFCLSSIEVGVRYFNRDAIKEDIRYLMQNGAKTIKFVDRTFNISRSYAMEMFQFLIDEHLPGTVFQFEITGDIMRPEVIQFLNENAPKGLFRFEIGVQSTNDLTNELVKRRQNFTKLSRTVTMVKEGGKIDQHLDLIAGLPEEDYASFRDTFNEVFALRPEELQLGFLKLLRGTGLRIQAEQYGYRYIDTAPYEIVSNNVLSFDDMLKIKQTEDILEKYWNSGRFIHSMEYIVTELVDTPFDFFQLFGDFWEKQGWSRIGHQFEDLFTRLERFLEEVLKIDTSIAVSLLKMDYLLHQKFLPRKIWWNTVVTEEQLKEVYQTILRSPHLLGDSFESTGYTERTIRKQVFVTKTSAQLKEDLSVIKNPGYLIVQYTPGEKAQHYHLPEQVLETVSP
- a CDS encoding aspartyl-phosphate phosphatase Spo0E family protein, translated to MEGVQVVRNCKLEIERVREQLIQAAEKYGMNAEATIELSHKLDVLINEFNDKKEIQLP
- a CDS encoding ATP-binding protein, with the translated sequence MLKTLNINRYLESSLFKIVLDEDGDILDMTEAVKLLMPKNFIPHHISELFDQSLLEQIEKRLLLLKEETIADQNVLTGHLDVQNKKPEPCYIIYQQYSGRAILTIKIGEQNDKLNQLYESAYVKAIMPMALVNESGYIISANDLFSEIFPYQPSSELLHLQDIFNLMTPISPFTFEEYILKALTQESSTVKMSYTSKGIQRYQEVILMLDCKTQMFILRFVDITEQERLFEQLAHSDQLCTTGEIAASIAHEVRNPMTTLQGFLQLLEHEVTGNAKMYVSVIQDEVKRMNEILNEMLVLSKPAVDEITIFSLSVLVEEVLILLRPKALLDQIHLVNEFNAKGSLLIQANPSRIKQVFINLIKNAMEAMEANDTLSIIISEGDRQNVDIFISDTGAGIGEEMLETIFLPFVTDKPDGTGLGLPFVKKTVQEHGGTISVTSEMGKGTVFHLSFPLIPVISSK